Sequence from the uncultured Fusobacterium sp. genome:
AAATTAATGAAGCTAAAAAAGTTTTAGCTTATGAAATTACAAAAATGATTCATGGTGAAGAAGAAGCTATGAAGGCTAAATCTGCAGCAGAAGCACTTTTTGGAGCAGGACAAGATATGAGTAATGTTCCAGCTGTTGAAATATCAGAAGAACAATTAGGAACTGGAATTGTAGATCTATTAGTTGAAAAAGGTATTATGAAAACTAAAAGTGAAGGAAGAAGACTTGTTCAACAAAATGGATTAAGTGTAAATGATGAAAAAGTAAAAGATTTTGCTATGCCTGTAACAAGAGAACTTTTCAAAGATAATGAGTTTTTAGTAAAAATGGGTAAAAAGAAATTCTATAAAGTAGTTTTAAAATAATCATAAGGTGAGTTTATTGGTTGATGTTATATTGAGAAAGATGGAGGAAAAGGATATTCCAGCTCTATATGAGAATATTCATTTAAATTATGTAAAAAAGTATTTCCCTGACTCTGAAAAGGAGCAGTGGGAAGCTCATAAAAGATGGTATAGTTTTGTTATCAACTCTCCATCATATCTTTTTTATACTGTTGAAAGTTTAAGTAGAGAATTTTTAGGAACAGTAAAATTTGAATTGGAAGGTAAAAGAGAAGCTGTGGTAAGTGTGTATCTTGTAAAAAGTATAAGAGGGAAGGGATATGCTGAAACTGTTCTTCTCAATAGCATCAATGAACTTACTTTTGAAAAGCCTCAATTAACTAAGATTTCTGCCTATATATTGGAAGAAAATGAGATTTCACAAAAAGTTTTTAGAAAAGTAGGATTTCAGAGAAAAAAATTAAAAGATTTTAATGGAACAGAACATATCTTATTTGAAAAAAAATTAAAAACTTTAGAGGGAAAAACTATGACAAAAAAAGATAAAGTAAAAAAAATACTTGAAATATTACATGAAAAGTTTGGTAATCCTAAGTGTGCTTTAGATTATCAAACTCCTTTTGAGCTTCTTGTGGCTGTTATTCTGTCTGCTCAATGTACAGATGTAAGAGTTAATATGGTAACTAAAGAGATGTACAAAAAAGTTAATACTCCAGAACAATTTGCTGCTCTTCCAGTTGAAGAGATAGAAGAGATGATAAAGAGTACAGGATTTTTTAGAAATAAAGCTAAAAACATAAAGCTTTGCAGTGAACAACTTTTATCTGAATATAATGGTGAAATTCCACAGGAGATGGATAAACTTGTAAAATTAGCAGGTGTTGGAAGAAAAACAGCTAATGTTGTAAGAGGAGAGATATGGGGATTAGCAGATGGAATAACTGTTGATACTCATGTAAAAAGATTATCTAATTTAATAGGGTTGGTAAAAAATGATGATCCTATAAAAATAGAAAAAGATCTTATGAAAATAGTTCCAAAAGAATCTTGGATAGACTTTTCTCACTATTTAATTTTACAGGGAAGAGACAAATGTATAGCTAGACGACCTAAGTGTAGTGAATGTGAGATAAAAGAGTATTGTAACTATGGAAAAAATAAAGATAAATAATCATTTTAATTCTTGACAAACCTAATAAGGAATGATATAGTTTAGTAGTAAGAAATGTAATTTATTTATGGAAATTCAAGGAGAGGATAAATATGAGAGTTTATCTAGATAATAATGCTACTACTAAGATGGATAATGAAGTTTTTGAGGCAATAGTACCTTACTTAACAGAATATTATGGAAATGCTTCTAGTTTACATCTTTTTGGTAAAGAAACTAATAAAGCTATGAATGAATCTAGAGAAACAATAGCTAAATACTTAGGTTGTGAACCTAATGAAATAATATTTACTGCATCAGGAAGTGAATCAGATAACTTAGCTATTAGAGGAATAGCAAGAGCATATAAAAATAGAGGAAAACATATAATTACAAGTCCAATAGAGCATCCAGCTATTAAAAATACATTAAAAGATTTACAAGATGAAGGATATGAAGTAACTACTCTTCATGTAAATAAAGATGGAGTTATTGATATAGAAGAGTTAAAGAAAGCTATAAAAGATGATACTATATTAATAACAGTAATGCATGCAAACAATGAAACTGGTGCATTCCAACCTATCGAAGAGATTGGAAAAATAGCTAAAGAAAATAGAATTATATTCCATGTTGATGCTGTTCAAACTATGGGAAAAGTTGATATTAAACCAAAGGAAATGGGAATAGATCTTCTTTCTTTCTCTGGACATAAATTCTATGGACCTAAGGGAGTAGCAGCACTATTCTGGAGAAATGGAGTTAGATTTGGAAAAGTTCTTACTGGTGGAGGACAAGAAGGAAAAAGAAGACCAGGAACTTCAAATGTGCCGGGAATGGTAGGAATGGCAAAAGCTCTTGAAATATCTTATAGAGATATGGAAGCTGAATTTAAAAGAGAAGAGGAATTAAGAGACTACTTTGAAGCTGAAGTATTAAAAAGAATACCAGAAG
This genomic interval carries:
- the nth gene encoding endonuclease III, encoding MTKKDKVKKILEILHEKFGNPKCALDYQTPFELLVAVILSAQCTDVRVNMVTKEMYKKVNTPEQFAALPVEEIEEMIKSTGFFRNKAKNIKLCSEQLLSEYNGEIPQEMDKLVKLAGVGRKTANVVRGEIWGLADGITVDTHVKRLSNLIGLVKNDDPIKIEKDLMKIVPKESWIDFSHYLILQGRDKCIARRPKCSECEIKEYCNYGKNKDK
- the nifS gene encoding cysteine desulfurase NifS, whose protein sequence is MRVYLDNNATTKMDNEVFEAIVPYLTEYYGNASSLHLFGKETNKAMNESRETIAKYLGCEPNEIIFTASGSESDNLAIRGIARAYKNRGKHIITSPIEHPAIKNTLKDLQDEGYEVTTLHVNKDGVIDIEELKKAIKDDTILITVMHANNETGAFQPIEEIGKIAKENRIIFHVDAVQTMGKVDIKPKEMGIDLLSFSGHKFYGPKGVAALFWRNGVRFGKVLTGGGQEGKRRPGTSNVPGMVGMAKALEISYRDMEAEFKREEELRDYFEAEVLKRIPEVVINAKNTKRLPGTSSITFKYLEGESILLSLSYKGIAVSSGSACSSDDLQASHVLLAMGIAPEFAHGTIRFGLGKYNTKEEIDYTLDSLVEVIERLRSISPLWNEYKNSK